The following proteins are co-located in the Myxococcus fulvus genome:
- a CDS encoding AAA family ATPase, which yields MHLPTWDELIKEQKEVLETPLDQPLFVVGPPGSGKTVLAVQRAKSIAEANYRTTVVTYNRMLRRLVALLDGPRAATMQVLVGKDYHRRMGVNPPTLSHNSYAYDWNSILENLADYESVPTFDHLVIDEGQDLASEFFHYTEKHLAPVLTVFADFDQTLGSRHASAEEILEGTSLPNPIILSVNHRNRPEISEVAEHFHAGHLPAARAKRPASGERPRLIEDVSLPDACAQIATWFQNRGGNVGVVVSQNSTVQAATAQLRALLPDARVDLYTSDLKNEDEIELLSPGLTVLNCESVKGQEFDTLFLLELERFLPCRTARQKRTMYMLCARARDHLFVVSGKALSPAAQACLPSEDLLERS from the coding sequence GTGCATCTTCCAACCTGGGACGAGTTAATCAAAGAACAGAAGGAAGTTCTTGAAACACCTCTAGATCAACCACTGTTCGTGGTCGGCCCACCTGGCTCCGGCAAGACGGTGCTTGCCGTCCAGCGTGCGAAGTCCATTGCAGAAGCGAACTATCGAACCACCGTGGTCACCTACAACCGGATGCTGCGTCGGCTTGTCGCCTTGCTGGATGGCCCCCGAGCTGCAACGATGCAGGTTCTTGTAGGCAAAGACTATCATCGAAGGATGGGTGTCAACCCGCCCACACTCTCTCACAACAGCTATGCGTACGACTGGAACTCGATCCTAGAAAACCTTGCTGACTACGAGAGCGTGCCTACATTTGACCACCTCGTAATTGACGAGGGCCAGGATCTTGCGTCAGAATTTTTCCACTACACCGAGAAGCACCTAGCACCCGTGCTCACCGTCTTCGCAGATTTCGACCAGACTCTAGGTTCGCGCCACGCTTCCGCAGAGGAGATTCTAGAGGGTACTTCCCTCCCAAACCCCATCATCCTCTCTGTCAACCACCGGAATAGGCCCGAGATCTCAGAAGTTGCGGAGCACTTCCATGCCGGGCATCTGCCAGCTGCGAGGGCGAAGCGTCCGGCCTCAGGCGAACGACCGAGACTTATCGAGGATGTAAGTCTCCCAGATGCCTGCGCTCAGATTGCGACGTGGTTCCAGAATCGAGGAGGAAATGTAGGTGTAGTAGTTAGCCAAAATTCGACCGTACAGGCCGCTACCGCACAGCTACGAGCGTTACTGCCTGATGCTCGAGTAGATCTATACACGAGCGATCTAAAGAACGAGGACGAAATCGAACTCCTTTCCCCTGGGCTCACCGTGCTCAACTGCGAATCAGTGAAAGGACAGGAGTTCGATACTCTCTTTCTACTAGAGCTTGAGCGCTTTCTTCCATGCAGAACGGCACGACAGAAACGCACTATGTACATGCTCTGCGCTCGTGCTCGAGATCATCTCTTTGTGGTTTCTGGAAAAGCCCTTTCCCCTGCAGCCCAAGCCTGCCTTCCCTCAGAAGACCTACTGGAACGCTCTTAA